From Staphylococcus delphini, one genomic window encodes:
- a CDS encoding NfeD family protein — MNYLIHINPIIGKIIGSNVFSQLGEWLTSQTISLILTCIVFLGFLYQLYSRKINFGGIIALFALLTVFLGFVIQGSLTIITIMFFVIGVILVIIELFVFGAVLGIVGMILIIISFMTLGNDLSMMVFNVVFALILTLIEWVILVKFFKKSIAIFDKVVLKDSTSKESGYTSHNDRSHFVGETAVTYTDLRPSGIIILNNQRIDAVSEGSYISKDTEVTIIEVEGTRVVVREI; from the coding sequence ATTAATTATCTCATACATATAAACCCAATCATCGGGAAAATTATTGGATCAAATGTTTTTAGTCAACTTGGAGAATGGTTAACTTCCCAAACGATTTCGCTAATTTTAACATGTATTGTCTTTCTAGGTTTTTTATATCAACTCTATTCTCGAAAGATTAATTTTGGCGGTATCATCGCATTATTCGCGTTATTAACAGTCTTTTTAGGTTTTGTCATTCAGGGTAGTTTAACGATTATTACAATCATGTTTTTCGTCATTGGTGTGATTCTAGTCATTATCGAATTGTTCGTATTCGGTGCAGTGTTGGGAATTGTGGGTATGATACTCATCATCATTAGTTTTATGACACTTGGAAATGACTTATCAATGATGGTATTCAATGTCGTATTCGCATTAATTTTGACATTAATCGAGTGGGTGATTTTAGTGAAATTCTTTAAAAAGAGTATAGCGATATTTGACAAAGTTGTATTAAAAGATTCAACGAGTAAAGAATCTGGCTATACATCTCATAATGATCGCTCTCATTTCGTAGGTGAAACAGCAGTGACTTATACTGATTTACGTCCTTCAGGCATTATTATTTTGAACAACCAACGTATTGATGCTGTTTCTGAAGGGTCATACATTAGTAAAGATACTGAAGTTACAATTATCGAAGTTGAGGGCACACGTGTTGTCGTAAGAGAAATTTAA
- the floA gene encoding flotillin-like protein FloA (flotillin-like protein involved in membrane lipid rafts) produces MLTSGFITFIVIAVLIIVALLILFSFVPVGLWISALAAGVKVGIGTLVGMRLRRVSPRKVIGPLIKAHKAGLHLTTNQLESHYLAGGNVDRVVDANIAAQRADINLPFERGAAIDLAGRDVLEAVQMSVNPKVIETPFIAGVAMNGIEVKAKARITVRANISRLVGGAGEDTIIARVGEGIVSTIGSSEHHTQVLENPDNISKTVLSKGLDSGTAFEILSIDIADVDISKNIGADLQTEQAIADKNIAQAKAEERRAMAVAQEQEMKARVQEMHAKVVEAEAQVPLALAEALRSGNIGVKDYYNLKNIEADTGMREAINKSTQNNNSTPEQ; encoded by the coding sequence ATGTTAACAAGTGGATTCATTACTTTCATCGTTATTGCCGTATTAATTATTGTTGCTTTATTGATTTTATTTTCGTTTGTTCCAGTCGGCTTATGGATTTCTGCATTAGCTGCTGGCGTAAAAGTAGGAATTGGTACATTAGTTGGGATGCGTTTACGTCGTGTGTCACCGCGTAAAGTCATCGGGCCACTCATTAAAGCGCATAAAGCAGGTTTACATTTAACAACAAACCAACTAGAGTCTCATTATTTAGCTGGAGGGAACGTGGACCGTGTTGTTGATGCGAATATCGCGGCGCAACGTGCGGATATTAATTTACCGTTCGAACGTGGTGCGGCTATCGATTTAGCAGGTCGTGACGTATTAGAAGCTGTACAAATGTCAGTTAACCCTAAAGTTATCGAAACACCATTTATTGCCGGTGTTGCAATGAACGGGATCGAAGTAAAGGCAAAAGCACGTATTACAGTGCGAGCAAACATTTCACGCTTAGTCGGTGGTGCGGGTGAAGATACGATTATTGCCCGTGTAGGTGAAGGGATTGTCTCAACAATTGGTTCAAGTGAACACCACACACAAGTTTTGGAAAATCCTGATAACATTTCTAAAACTGTTTTAAGTAAAGGTTTAGATTCAGGAACAGCCTTTGAAATTTTATCTATTGATATTGCTGACGTAGATATTAGTAAAAACATTGGTGCCGACTTACAAACTGAACAAGCCATTGCAGATAAAAACATTGCACAAGCCAAAGCGGAAGAGCGTCGTGCGATGGCCGTTGCACAAGAGCAAGAAATGAAAGCGCGTGTACAAGAAATGCACGCGAAAGTAGTCGAAGCTGAGGCGCAAGTACCTCTAGCATTAGCAGAAGCATTACGTTCTGGTAATATCGGTGTAAAAGATTATTATAATCTAAAAAATATTGAAGCAGATACAGGGATGAGAGAAGCCATTAATAAAAGCACTCAAAACAACAACTCAACACCTGAACAGTAA